The Xiphophorus hellerii strain 12219 chromosome 5, Xiphophorus_hellerii-4.1, whole genome shotgun sequence genome window below encodes:
- the LOC116720675 gene encoding 3-mercaptopyruvate sulfurtransferase-like — protein MALQARALVSTKWLADAITTRGKMRVLDSSWYLPKMGRNAKREFKERHIPGAAFFDIDQCSDKTSPLDHMLPSEKVFADYVGNLGIENDTHVVIYDRSDFGAFSAPRVWWMFRVFGHNAVSLLNGGFRNWELEGRPVSHKYVRPSPTEFKASIKRSWIKTYDDLLNNLDTKQFQVVDARSAGRFRGVDPEPRDNTEPGHIPGSASIPFQSCLSESGHFLPKENLRELFVRAGVDLSRPVCVSCGSGVTACVLALAAHECGHSEASLYDGAWSEWYTRAVPEHVISEGRGKHL, from the exons ATGGCGCTTCAAGCTCGAGCTCTGGTCAGTACTAAATGGCTCGCGGACGCGATAACGACTCGGGGGAAAATGCGCGTCTTGGACAGCTCGTGGTATTTGCCCAAAATGGGGAGAAACGCCAAAAGGGAGTTCAAGGAGAGGCACATCCCCGGCGCCGCGTTCTTCGACATAGACCAGTGCAGCGACAAAACCTCCCCCCTGGACCACATGCTGCCGTCGGAGAAAGTTTTCGCAGATTACGTTGGGAATTTGGGAATCGAAAACGACACGCACGTCGTGATATACGACCGCAGCGACTTCGGTGCGTTCTCGGCGCCCCGCGTTTGGTGGATGTTCCGGGTGTTCGGGCATAACGCGGTGTCTCTGCTGAACGGGGGGTTCAGGAACTGGGAACTGGAGGGTCGACCGGTTAGCCATAAGTATGTCAGACCCTCTCCCACCGAGTTCAAGGCGTCCATAAAGCGCTCCTGGATTAAAACCTATGACGACCTGCTGAATAACCTGGACACCAAACAGTTCCAGGTGGTGGATGCCAGGTCCGCGGGAAGATTCCGAGGAGTGGACCCTGAACCCAGAGACA ACACTGAGCCCGGCCACATCCCTGGTTCCGCCAGCATTCCCTTTCAGTCCTGCCTGTCCGAGTCCGGACACTTCCTGCCCAAGGAGAACCTCCGGGAGCTCTTCGTCCGAGCCGGAGTGGACCTCAGCCGCCCCGTGTGCGTGTCGTGCGGCTCCGGCGTGACGGCGTGCGTCCTGGCGCTGGCGGCCCACGAGTGCGGACACTCTGAGGCGTCCTTGTACGACGGGGCGTGGTCGGAGTGGTACACCCGTGCCGTTCCCGAGCACGTCATATCCGAAGGCCGGGGGAAGCACTTGTGA